In the Terriglobus sp. RCC_193 genome, GTCAACATCCGCAAGGAAGACCAGACGCTGGCCACCATCACCTTCCAGAACTACTTCCGTATGTATAAGAAGCTGTCCGGCATGACCGGTACGGCAGAGACGGAAGCGGCGGAATTCGACAACATCTACAAGCTCGAAATCACGGTCATTCCCACGAACCGGGTGATGCAGCGTGTTGAGTATCCGGACGTGGTATATCGCACAGCGAAGGAAAAATATTTTGCTGTGGCCGATGAAATTGATCGTCTGCACGCGATCAAGCAGCCGGTTCTGGTAGGTACGACTTCGATTGAGAAGTCAGAAATTCTGAGCGAAATTCTGAAGCGCAAAAACGTGCGCCACGTCGTTCTGAACGCGAAGTTCCATGAGCGCGAAGCAGAGATCGTTGCACAGGCCGGACGTCTCGGTATGGTCACCATCGCCACCAACATGGCGGGTCGCGGAACGGATATTCTGCTGGGCGGCAATGCCGAATTCATGGCACGCCAGGAGCTGGCGAAGAGCGGCGTTGCGAAGCCGCTGGCTGCGGTGGAGGGAACCATTGCTTCCGTTGCCGCGCCGGGTATGTACCGCTTCTACTACCAGAACGAAGAGCATGAGTGCACGCAGGCGGAGTGGGACAATGCACTGGAACACTTTGCTGCGGACTGCAAGCGTGAACACGAGGCAGTTCTGGAGGCGGGGGGCCTCTTTATCATTGGCACGGAACGGCATGAGAGCCGTCGCGTGGACAACCAGCTCCGTGGACGTGCAGGCCGCCAGGGCGATCCCGGCGCAGCACGCTTTTACCTGTCGCTGGAAGATGACCTGATGCGCATCTTCGCGCGCGAGTGGGTCAGCACGCTGCTGCAGCGCCTTGGCATGGAAGAGGGTGTGCCGATTGAAAGCGGCATGATCACTAACCGCATCGCCGCTGCACAGAAGGCCGTGGAAACGCAGAACTTCGAAAGCCGCAAGCATGTTCTGGAGTACGACGATGTGATGAACAAGCAGCGTGAGGCTGTCTACGGACTGCGTCACAACCTGCTTGAGGGGGTCGATCAGAAGGATCTTATCCTTGAGGACTATACCGTCACCGCGCTGTCGAACATCCTGGATGAGACAGCTCCGTCCAACGTCCACGCTGACCAGTGGAACGTGGAGGAGATGAAGGCGAAGCTGGTCGATATCTTTGGCACGGACTTCCCGCAGGTGGACTTCTCAGCGCTGAACCGTCACGAGCTTGGCGACACGCTCTTTGAGGGGCTGAAGCAGCGTTTTGAAGTGAAGGAGCAGATCCTTGGACCGGAGACGCTGCGTTACCACGAGCGCGTCATCATGCTCAGCACGCTGGACGGTTTGTGGAAAGACCATCTTCTTGCGATGGACCACTTGAAGGAGGGCATCGGCCTGCGTGGGTACGCGCAGCAGGATCCGCTGGTGGCTTATAAGAAGGAGTCCTTCGAGATGTTTGAGGCCATGATGCAGCGTTTCCAGGAAGACACGTTGCGCAACCTCTACCGCATGCAGATCGTTGGCCCGGATGGCATTCCGATTGAATCGATGGAGCAGTTGGAGGCTCTGCGGAACATGGCAGCACAGCCGGTAGCGCCACCTCCGCCACAGCTTCCGCAGACTCCACCACCGATGCGTATGAGCGGTGGTAGCGAAGTAGAAGAACAGCCACGTCAGCCGGAACCGCCGCAGTTTCCAACGAGCCGCGGGCCGCAACGGCAACAGTACGCTCCTCAGAAAGCGACCAGCGGACAGAAGCCAAAGCGCCGCCGCTAAAGAAGAAAAAGAGAAACGCCGCAAGGGATCCTTGCGGCGTTTCTCATTCTGCAGGAGATATGCCGTCTTATCGGCGATACCCAAACATTATCGCGCTGACTTCTGGCGCTGTGCAGTGTTTCGCTGTGGCAAGTTTGCCAATCGCACCAGATCGAGCACCGAACGGGCAGAAGCCATTCTTTCCGTAGACGGAGCCAGTTGCTGATAAACGTCCTGAATCTGTTGCTGCGTCATGCTGAGTGTGACGTGCAGATCGTCGTAGATCGACAGGATGTGGCTGTCCGGGCCGTACATCTGCAGCAGACGCCATGCCTGATATGCAGCGTCTTTCCCGATACCTTCCTTTCCGGCCTCGTCACGGAACCGTTCCAGAGGAGCTTTGCGGCGCCTGGTTTCTCGTTGTTGTACAGCTTGTTCGCCGCTGGCAGCCAATGTCTCCCTATGGCGCCTGGTGCGCCGAAGCCCGATCATGCCAGCGAGAATCCATAAGACGATGCCCAGCAGGAGGATGAGCGGGAGCAAGGGAAGCCAGGGCAGTATCGATTTCATGAAAGCGGGTGTGCTATCCGAGTTCACGATGAAGCGATCCACTTCATTTTCAATGCTGCCAACGGTAAAGGAGTATGCCACCAGGGCGCACGAAAGCACGGTAAGAGCAATGCCTGCGGGTATCTTCCGCTTGCGTGCGACGCGACGGCTCGTGCTCTTTGCGACGCGGCTCACAGGCGGGGAGGGAATCGCCACATCTTCGCTACGGATCGATGACCGGCTCGCCGTGCTTCGTGTTGGAACCCGCGGCTCCTTCTGTGGAATCGGAATGGAATCAGGAGTTTCTACAGAAACACGAAGAGGTGTGGTTTCGTGTGTTTTTGATACTTCACGGCTGCGAGTCTCGCGGACTGTTGGAACACTGACGGAGGGGCCTGCGGCTGCGGAGAGTCCTGAAGGGCGGGTCGGTCGCGACCGCGAAGGACCGGATAGGCGTGCATAGCCGGGTTTGGGGTCATGGTGTGAGGGACGATCCCCCAGATCCTTTGATGCTGCAGCGGGGGTAACTTCCGCAGGGGTTTGTTCCCGCGATGCCCGGTCTGTAGTCTGCGTGGACTGTAGGATTTCCGCGCTTGGTGGGATGTCCGGTTTCCCGTCTGGCACAGGCGGCACGGTGCTCAGTTCCGATTCAGCAGAAGCGGGAGCTGCGATTTCTTCCACGAAATAAGAAACGTTCGGAGCAAGCGAGAGGTCCTCCGCCACATTTTCCGCAGGATAAGGCATTGCTTTGGGCTGTCGGGGGAGCCTGCGCGGCAGGGGAAGGCTTGATTGGGTCTTATCCATGGCGCAGAGGTAGAACCTCTTTGAACGTATCAGACCTCGGACCACTTGCACAGAGTGTTACTGAAATGTGGTGAAGTCCTTATCGCTGTCTTTGGCGGCAGCCTGTGCACGCCGAATGCCCGAAATGCGCGCGATGGGGCGCATCATGGAATCCATGAGCGAATGGCGTTTTGCCGACTGAGTCGCGTTCAGCAGGTCCATGACGGAGAAAATGCCGGGCTGCTCCCCGGGAGACTCCTTGCGATCAGTGTTGCGGAGAAGGTTGCCGTATATGTCCTGCACCTGCTCCGGCGTCATGTGCAGATCCTCAAGCAGGCGGTCGTCCAGTCGGGCCCGCATGCTGCTGGTGTAATAGGGCAGGAGCAGTTGGTAAGCCTGTGTTGAAATCCTTGGGCGAATGCCCCGGGCCTCCGTGATCTTGCGGAACTGTTCCAGGGTAATGACTCCGCGGCTAGCCAACTTGCGGGTCTTCTTGGCGCCGCGGATGCTTCGATACAGAAATCGCAGAATGCCAAATAAAATCAATGCCGCCACGATCAGCCCAACCGCAGGGTAGACCAGTTCCATAATTTTGACGACGACGTCGTTTTCGCTCTGCGCGGAGGTGTTCAGGCTGGCAAAGAAATGATCCGCAGCGGTGGCAAAGCCCGCTACGTTGAAGACATACCCCAGAAACAGCACGGCAATCACAATCGTGATGAGTGCACCAAAGGCTGATTTTCCCGATTTGTGATCTTCGCGTCGACGGCGAATCTGCGGATCGGTGCTTCGGCGTCGCGATGCACTCTCCATGTCGCGTCGACCGGAGTGATGCGCGACAGGAGTGTCCGTGGAGCGACGTCCCCCGGTTGGGGAGACGCGGCGATCGCGTGAAGTAGGTCGATCAGGCAGGGACATGAACAACCCTCTCGGGAGGGAAAGCGGAATGCAACACGCAAACCCTACGCGAAGAGAAATTCAATGTAAAGAGAAAGGATTATCGCTGTCCCGAGGCAGAAACGGATTTGCGTCCTGTGCACGCGGCCAGAATGCGCTGCACGGCACGCTCCCGGACGTCCTCCGTCAGGTCGTAGACCTCGTGATTCCGATAGACGCGAATCGTCTGTCGAGTGGTGTCCACAAGGACTTCACAGTGGTGGCACTCGCAAAGATGCGACTTAATTTCTGACAACAGCTCAGGCTCGACCTGTCCGTCGAAATAATCCGTCATTTGAGCCAGAAATTCCGTGCAGGTCATCGAACGCCTCCGCGGGCCTGTGTGTGCGTATCGATTTGGCGAAAGAGCAGCTTCACGGTCTGACGCTCCCATCCTTGCGCTTCAGGTATCGGCTCAAACGCTCACGCAGTTGCAGCCTCGCCCGTAGCAATCTCGACTTAACCGCCGGGACGCTCAACCCCAGCGCCTCTGCCGTTTCTTCCGTCGACAAGTTTTCGATGTCGCGGAGAGTGAAAACGGTGCGGAAACCTGGCGACAAACCTGAAATCGTCTTCTGCAGGATGTCTCCCAACTCGGAAGAACTGTACTGCTGCTCGGGATCGGGTGTCCAGTCGGCGAAGTCGCGGGGGATGGAGCCCTCTTCCGTCTGCACGTCCTGGTCCATGGAGACGGTGCGGCTGGTCTTGCGTTTCCGCAGCCGCATCAGGCTCTCATTGACGGCAATACGTGTCAGCCAGGTGGAGAACTTGCTGTTGCCCTGAAACTGGTCCAACTTGCCGTACGCCTTCATGAAGACGTCCTGCGTAATGTCTTCGGCATCTTCGCGGTTCTGCGTGATGTGCTGCGCCACGCGGAAGATCTGGCGGTCATACTGCCGCACCAGCTTCTCAAACGCTGCGGCATCGCCGCCGCGTGCAGCTTCCACCAGCGCAACGTCGGGGTGAACTTCTTCAGTTCCGGTCTGTTCGGCTACCGTTGGCATGCGTCCCAGTCAGTGTACTTGTCGCCATTCGTCCCATCAACCAAACCTTTTGAACGGCGTGGATTTTCAGCGGAGCGAGGCCAGGAAATGGTTCGATTTTCACGATGCGGATGTGATTGGCTTCATTGCCACTAATACTCACAACGACTATACTGAGTGAGTTGGAGAGTTGGCAGAGCCCGGTTGAATGCACCTGACTCGAAATCAGACATAGGAGCAATCCTATCGGGGGTTCGAATCCCTCACTCTCCGCCATCCACATCTTCAAAACCCCCGCGTGCTGCGCGGGTTTTGCATTTTGTACGGAAAGATGATCGCCTATCCGCCTCAATTGGTGTGGCGGACGATGGAATGAACTGTTACAACTGAGCAACACCGTGTCCAACATTTCACCTTTACCTGAATCGGGCCAGACGGAGTTCGTCAAAAGCCTCGGATTGTTCTCTGCGACGGCCATCGTTATGGGTTCGATGGTGGGTAGCGGCATCTTCATTGTGTCCGCGGATATGGCGCGGATGGTGCAGTCGCCGGCGCTGCTGATCGCAGCGTGGCTGGTGACGGCGGCAATGACCCTGATCGGCGCGCTGAGCTATGGCGAACTGGCTGCCATGATGCCGAAGGCGGGTGGCCAGTATGTGTATCTGCGTGAAGGCCTTGGCCCCATGTGGGGCTTTCTTTATGGCTGGACCCTGTTTCTGGTGATTCAGTGCGGCACGATTGCCGCGGTGGCCGTAGCCTTTGGTAAGTTCCTGGGCGTGTTTGTGCCGAGTGTTTCGGCCAGCCACTGGATCTGGCACATGGCACATGTTCCGGCGTTGCCCGTAGGCCCGATGGTGCTGGGCAACATGGAAGTTGGGCTATCGACCGCTAACTTTGCCGCCATCCTTATTCTTACGCTGCTGACCCTCCTGAATAGCTTTGGCGTAAAGCTGGGAGCGCTGATTCAAAACATCTTCACTTCAGCCAAGATTTTTGCGTTGCTACTGGTGGTGGGGCTTGGCCTGATGGCGAAAAATGCCACGGCGATTGCAATGAACTTTGCCAATGGCAACTTCTGGGCCCGGGCAGGGATGCACACACTGCATCCCGTACAGGTGGGTGTGGGTGGACCGACGGCGATGGTCGGGTTCCTGACCGTGATTGCCGTGGTGCAGGTGGGGTCGCTGTTTTCGTCGGACGCCTGGAACAACGTCACCTTTACCGCAGGCGAAATTACGAATCCTAAGCGGAATCTGCCGCTAAGTTTGGCAATTGGTACAGGTGTGGTGCTGCTGCTGTATATCGCGGTGAACTTCATCTACCTGGCGGTGCTGCCTCTGCATGGCGTGGCGGACGGTGGGACGATTCTGCAGCGGGGCGTTCAGTTTGCCAGCGAAGACCGAGTGGCCACGGCGGTCATGGAGCAGGCCTTTGCCGGGTATGGCGCGCGAATTATGGCGCTGGCGGTGATGATCAGCACGTTTGGCTGCGCGAACGGCATGCTGCTGAGTGGCGCGCGCGTGTATTACACGATGAGCCAGGACGGGTTGTTTTTTAAGGCAGCCGGAAAACTTTCACCCAAATCGAAAGCGCCTGTAGTCAGCCTGTGGGTGCAGTGGGCATGGACCTGCCTTCTGTGCCTGTCGGGTTCGTACGGGCAACTGCTTGATTATGTGATCTTTGCGGTTCTGGTGTTCTACATTCTGACCATTGTGGCATTGTTCCGGTTGCGGAAGACGCGCCCGGATGCGGAACGGCCGTATCGGGCGATCGGATATCCGGTGCTGCCGGGACTGTACATCGTGATGGCCAGCTTCATCTGTGTTGTACTCTTGCGATATAAACCGCAATACACTTGGCCGGGGCTGATCCTGGTGCTGCTGGGACTCCCGGTGTATTTCCTTTGGCGGGGACGCTCCGCGTCTGCTGTCACGTAGTTTGATTTTGTTCTTGAGGTAACCCGACTGATGGCGAATCTTTTTGCCCGTAAAACCATGGATGTCCTGCTTGCGGAGGCACGCGAGGAAGGCTCCCATACACTGCAACGGTCGCTTGGGCCGTTTGCTTTGACTTCGCTTGGTGTTGGCGCAGTCATTGGCGCGGGCATCTTCGTGCTTGCGGGCATCGGCGCGCATAACGCGGGACCGGCTTTGATCCTGTCCTATGTTCTATCGGGCATGGGATGCGTGTTTGCGGGTCTCTGCTATGCGGAGTTCGCTGCAATGATTCCGCTGGCGGGTTCTGCCTACACTTATGCGTATGCGACCCTGGGCGAGCTCTTTGCCTGGATCATCGGCTGGGACCTGACGCTGGAATATGCGATGGGCGCGTCGACGGTGTCGGGGGGATGGTCGAATCATTTCATCGAATTCCTGAATATCTTCGGCATCAAGTTTCCCTTATGGCTGGCGTATGACCACTGGACCGGCCTGCGTACTGCAACTGACCAGGTGGCGCGCGCGATGCTACAGGCGCAGCATCCGGAACTGATCGCGGGCACGAAGGCGTTTTCCGAGGCACTGGAGGCATTGAAGGTGGCAGCTCCGGCTGCGCTGACATCGCAGGCGCATGCGCTGCTGAATGCGCCGCACATTTTTGGCGTGGAGATTGGATTCAACCTGCCAGCGTTCATCATTGCACTGGTCATCACAGCGATCCTGGTGGTGGGAATTCAGGAGTCGGCGAAGTTCAACGGCGGCATCGTGGTGATGAAGGTGGCGGTGGTGTTGTTCGTCATCGCGCTTGGCTCGCGCTACATCAGCCACGCAAACTGGGGCACCGACTGGCACAGCTTCGCGCCAATGGGTGTGAGTGGCATTGGCACTGCAGCCGGACTGATCTTTTTCAGCTATATCGGCTTCGACGCGGTATCGACGACGGCGCAGGAGGCAAAGAACCCGCAGCGCGATCTGCCCATCGGCATCATCCTTTCGCTGATTATCTGCACGGTGCTGTACATCGGTGTCGCAGCGGTGTTGACGGGCATGGTTTACTGGCCGGACATTAATATCGAAGCTCCGGTGGCGCGTGCGTTCCTGTCGCATAACCTGGGCTGGGCTGCGGACGTCATTACGGTAGGCGCATTGGCTGGCCTTACAAGCGTCATGCTGGTGATGCTGCTGGGACAGTCGCGCGTGCTGTATGCGATGGCGAAGGACGGCCTGCTGCCGAACAAGTTTTTCGGCTCGATTCATCCGAAGTTCCGCACCCCGTGGAAGGCAACGATTCTGGCGGGTGTGTTGGCGGCCATTGTGGGTTCGGTCACGCCGATTGACGATATCGGCAAGATGGTGAACATTGGCACGCTGCTGGCATTTGTGATCGTGTGCATTGCGATCATGGTGCTGCGCAAGACGGACCCGGATCGCGAACGTCCGTTCCGCGCGCCGCTGGTATGGCCGATTCCGGTGGTGCCGGTGCTCGGCGTGCTGTTCAACGGCTACATGATGTACAAGCTGGGCATCTGGAACTGGGTGCGACTGATCGGTTGGCTGGTAATTGGTATGGTGGTGTACTTCACCTACTCGCGCAAGCACAGTCGCGTGCAGTTGGGGCTGCCTGATCCAGAACCAGTGGATCATCTGTAAGGAAATCGCAGTATGAAAAAGCCCTCCTGATTGGAGGGCTTTTTCTTTGGCTTAGTGCGATGCCCAGGTTTTGTCGCTGGAGTTGCAGAGGGTTTCGAGCGAGCAGTCAGCGCACTTTGGCTTGCGTGCTTCGCAAATCTGGCGACCGTGATAGATGAGTTCGTGCGAGAAGCTGATCCAGTGATCCTGCGGGATGATCTGCATGAGGTCGCGTTCGACCCTCACGGCGTCATCGTTGGTGGTGAGTTCCAGGCGACGAGAGAGACGCAGGACATGCGTGTCCACGACAACTCCGGTAGGGATGCCGAACCATGTGCCCAGAACGACATTGCTGGTTTTGCGTGCAGCGCCGGGGATGCGGAGCATCTCGTCCATTGTCTGCGGGACGTGTCCACCAAATTCCTCACTGACAATCTTTGCCGCGCCTACAAGTGATTTGGCCTTCATGCGGAAGAAAGACAGGGAGGCGATGATGGGTTGGATGGCTTCCGGCGTGGCTTGCGCCATGTCATGGGGCGTGGGGTAGGCGTGGAAGAGAGCCGGTGTAACCATGTTCACGCGTACGTCGGTGCATTGCGCTGAGAGGATTGTGGCAACAAGAAGTTCCCATGCGTTGCGATGGTTCAGAGCGCAGGTGGCATTGGGATAGGTGCGGTCCAGCGCGTCGATGATAGCGTGCACACGTTCGGGTGCGAGCGGGTTCTTCGTCTTGCCGGGGGCTTTCTTTGGAGAGACGGGTTCGCTGGCAGCGATCTTACGTGCGGCGACAGCTTTGGCTATGGACTTCTTTGCCGGGGTCTTCTTGGCGGCCTTGGTCATGTTGGGGATTGTATCGGGTGGATGCTTCGCAGCGGAATCCTGAGAGAAGTTGCGTAAGACCACCGATGTTTAGCGGATACTAAGTAGCGCGTTAATTACCCATTAATCGTTGCTCGGTACATAAGCAAGAGGAGTAGCCATGCGTCTGAAGTTTTCCTTCACAGGACATACTGTTTGTTTGTTTTCAGCCTGTGTGCTGATTGGCGCTGGTTTGGCCTGGGGGCAGGCAAAACCTTCTCCGGCGAAAACCACGGACTTCGATACCGCAGCACCGAAAGATGAAATCCTGGGCACAGGCAAGGCAGCTTCAGGCGCTTCGATGTCTGAGGCAAGTAGCCCGAATCGAACCGTGGGACCGCAACGGGATGGCTCGATTGTTGCTTCCGACAATCAGACGCTTACGCCTGCGGGAAAAATTGTTGAGATGGGCTCGCCCGTACGTGTCAAAGCAATTGCTCTCAACCCGAATCGCTTGGTTCATAGTGCGGCTGTTCTCCTGATGGGGTCGCCGCAGCCGATCATCGTATTCGATACGGTGGCAGGAAAGGTGTTGCAGCGCTTTACACCTGAGGACGCAGCAGCAGCCAATGCCAAGGACACAACCACCGGATCCTTCACAGGCATTACTTATTCCGCAGATGGCACGAAGCTGCTTTTCAGCCAGGACAATAACCATGTTGTGATTGCGAAGGTGGATAAGAAGACGGGGCTTCTTAGCAGCGATCAGCGAGTCAAGCTGCCTGAGCCGCCTGCGGACGGACGCACGTATCACAATGCGAAGTCGATCAATCCGGGAGGCATCGCATTCTCGGCAGATGGTAAGCATGCTTATGTCGCATTGAATGTCGCGAATACGCTTGGTGTGATCGACCTTACCGCGTCTCCAGCGAAGCTGATTGGACAGATCCCTGTTGGAAATGTCCCGAACAGTGTGGTCGTGCGTGGTAGCTATGCCTACGTCACGAATGAAGGCGGACGACCTGCTACCAACGAGGATTTTACGAACGATTCCGATGGCACGGCGATTGTTGTGGACCGGAAAGATGCCTTTACTCTATCTGGTACGGTATCTGTCGTTGATCTGACAGCCGGTAAAGAAGTGCAGACTATACCCGTTGGTTTGCATCCCGTTGGTATGGCGATCTCCGGCTCGAAACTCTATGTTGCGAATGCTTATAGCGATAGTCTTTCGATCATAGATCTGCAGTCCAATAAGGTTGAACGCACGATTAATCTCAGTGTTCCGATTGCCAAGGGGATCTTTGGTTCTGGCCCCAATGGGGTTGCCGTTACGGATGACGGCAAAGCTTACGTGACCCTGGGCCAGGCGAATGCCGTCGCGGTTGTTAATCTGCAGGGGCGCGAGAGCAATCCTGTTGTTGGTTATATTCCGACGGCTTACTTCCCAACATCTATCACCTATGACAGGGCTGGGAAGCAGATTCTGGTAGCCGATGATAAGGGCCTGGGATCACGCGGCAATACGACGACCAAGGACAACGTAGTTGGCTACAACACGCATGGTGATATGGGAGCCGCGAACCTGATTGCAGAGCCAAACTCCGTAGAGTTGGCGAAGTTCAGCAAGCAGGTGTTCGACAACAATCACTGAAACCTGACGACGAACATTGCGGTGGGAAAAGAGTTCATTGATTCGCGTGCTGTGCCGGTGGTGATCCCCAGGCATATTGGAGAGCCTTCGCTGATCAAGCACGTCTTCTTGATCATTAAGGAGAACCGCACTTACGACCAGATGCTGGGAGATGTGAAGTGGGGCAATGGTGCGCCGGAGCTGGCAATGTTTGCTTCTGCTGTGCCTAACCAACATGCGCTGGTGAAGCGGTTTCCTCTGCTCGACAACGTATATGCACCCAGCCGTCAATCGGCTGACGGCCACCCGTGGATTGGTATGTCAGGTTCGTTTTATTCCAATGACATTCTGGCACCGGATTGGATTCGTTCTTATCCGGGTGGTGGCGCAGAAGATCCTTTGACCTATACACCCAAGGGATTTTTATGGTCGGAGGTAGAGGCCCGGGGACTGACTGCCAAGCTGTATGGCGAATGGAGCAGCGGCGCTACGATTGCCCACAAGGCAGATGGCTCAGTCTATACGTGGACAGACTTCTATAACACTTCGCTGTGCAAGGAAGGGAAGGCGCCGGCTTCGAGCTGTGTCGTTCCGGACGATGCAATCCATGTGGGCTCCGTCATTCCTTCCGCAGCGAAGATCATGGACCCGCACTATCCGCCGTTCAACCTGAATATTCCAGATCAATATCGCGTTGATTACTGGATTAAAGATTTCCAGGCGATGGATGCCAGGAACCAGGTTCCCAATCTGACGATTCTGTGGCTTCCAGATGACCATACAGCGGGTGCTTCGAAGGGGCTGCCCGATCCGATGAGTTATCAAGCAGACAATGATCTGGCTCTTGGTCGCATGGTTGAGGCGATTAGTCATAGCAAAGTG is a window encoding:
- the secA gene encoding preprotein translocase subunit SecA; its protein translation is MFNKTLAKLFGTSNERAVKRMQPILDQINSFEPALQALTDEQLRAKTVEFRERIATRTADIADRDERIAAEKVVLDELLPEAFAVVREAGRRVVGMRHFDVQMIGGTVLHQGKIAEMRTGEGKTLVATLPCYLNALAGRGVHVVTVNDYLAKRDAEWMGKIYGFLGMTVGVIVHDLDDRERRAAYASDITYGTNNEFGFDYLRDNMKFELSELVQRGHYMAIVDEVDSILIDEARTPLIISGPTDQTTDKYERVNVIIPELELGEFTETLEQKTYTGDFTVDEKARSITVTDEGWEKIEGLLGIGNIADPENWDLKHHVETAIKAHNLYKRDVEYVVKDGEIIIVDEFTGRLMPGRRWSDGLHQAVEAKEGVNIRKEDQTLATITFQNYFRMYKKLSGMTGTAETEAAEFDNIYKLEITVIPTNRVMQRVEYPDVVYRTAKEKYFAVADEIDRLHAIKQPVLVGTTSIEKSEILSEILKRKNVRHVVLNAKFHEREAEIVAQAGRLGMVTIATNMAGRGTDILLGGNAEFMARQELAKSGVAKPLAAVEGTIASVAAPGMYRFYYQNEEHECTQAEWDNALEHFAADCKREHEAVLEAGGLFIIGTERHESRRVDNQLRGRAGRQGDPGAARFYLSLEDDLMRIFAREWVSTLLQRLGMEEGVPIESGMITNRIAAAQKAVETQNFESRKHVLEYDDVMNKQREAVYGLRHNLLEGVDQKDLILEDYTVTALSNILDETAPSNVHADQWNVEEMKAKLVDIFGTDFPQVDFSALNRHELGDTLFEGLKQRFEVKEQILGPETLRYHERVIMLSTLDGLWKDHLLAMDHLKEGIGLRGYAQQDPLVAYKKESFEMFEAMMQRFQEDTLRNLYRMQIVGPDGIPIESMEQLEALRNMAAQPVAPPPPQLPQTPPPMRMSGGSEVEEQPRQPEPPQFPTSRGPQRQQYAPQKATSGQKPKRRR
- a CDS encoding anti-sigma factor is translated as MTCTEFLAQMTDYFDGQVEPELLSEIKSHLCECHHCEVLVDTTRQTIRVYRNHEVYDLTEDVRERAVQRILAACTGRKSVSASGQR
- a CDS encoding RNA polymerase sigma factor; this encodes MPTVAEQTGTEEVHPDVALVEAARGGDAAAFEKLVRQYDRQIFRVAQHITQNREDAEDITQDVFMKAYGKLDQFQGNSKFSTWLTRIAVNESLMRLRKRKTSRTVSMDQDVQTEEGSIPRDFADWTPDPEQQYSSSELGDILQKTISGLSPGFRTVFTLRDIENLSTEETAEALGLSVPAVKSRLLRARLQLRERLSRYLKRKDGSVRP
- a CDS encoding APC family permease — protein: MSNISPLPESGQTEFVKSLGLFSATAIVMGSMVGSGIFIVSADMARMVQSPALLIAAWLVTAAMTLIGALSYGELAAMMPKAGGQYVYLREGLGPMWGFLYGWTLFLVIQCGTIAAVAVAFGKFLGVFVPSVSASHWIWHMAHVPALPVGPMVLGNMEVGLSTANFAAILILTLLTLLNSFGVKLGALIQNIFTSAKIFALLLVVGLGLMAKNATAIAMNFANGNFWARAGMHTLHPVQVGVGGPTAMVGFLTVIAVVQVGSLFSSDAWNNVTFTAGEITNPKRNLPLSLAIGTGVVLLLYIAVNFIYLAVLPLHGVADGGTILQRGVQFASEDRVATAVMEQAFAGYGARIMALAVMISTFGCANGMLLSGARVYYTMSQDGLFFKAAGKLSPKSKAPVVSLWVQWAWTCLLCLSGSYGQLLDYVIFAVLVFYILTIVALFRLRKTRPDAERPYRAIGYPVLPGLYIVMASFICVVLLRYKPQYTWPGLILVLLGLPVYFLWRGRSASAVT
- a CDS encoding amino acid permease, yielding MANLFARKTMDVLLAEAREEGSHTLQRSLGPFALTSLGVGAVIGAGIFVLAGIGAHNAGPALILSYVLSGMGCVFAGLCYAEFAAMIPLAGSAYTYAYATLGELFAWIIGWDLTLEYAMGASTVSGGWSNHFIEFLNIFGIKFPLWLAYDHWTGLRTATDQVARAMLQAQHPELIAGTKAFSEALEALKVAAPAALTSQAHALLNAPHIFGVEIGFNLPAFIIALVITAILVVGIQESAKFNGGIVVMKVAVVLFVIALGSRYISHANWGTDWHSFAPMGVSGIGTAAGLIFFSYIGFDAVSTTAQEAKNPQRDLPIGIILSLIICTVLYIGVAAVLTGMVYWPDINIEAPVARAFLSHNLGWAADVITVGALAGLTSVMLVMLLGQSRVLYAMAKDGLLPNKFFGSIHPKFRTPWKATILAGVLAAIVGSVTPIDDIGKMVNIGTLLAFVIVCIAIMVLRKTDPDRERPFRAPLVWPIPVVPVLGVLFNGYMMYKLGIWNWVRLIGWLVIGMVVYFTYSRKHSRVQLGLPDPEPVDHL
- the nth gene encoding endonuclease III, whose protein sequence is MTKAAKKTPAKKSIAKAVAARKIAASEPVSPKKAPGKTKNPLAPERVHAIIDALDRTYPNATCALNHRNAWELLVATILSAQCTDVRVNMVTPALFHAYPTPHDMAQATPEAIQPIIASLSFFRMKAKSLVGAAKIVSEEFGGHVPQTMDEMLRIPGAARKTSNVVLGTWFGIPTGVVVDTHVLRLSRRLELTTNDDAVRVERDLMQIIPQDHWISFSHELIYHGRQICEARKPKCADCSLETLCNSSDKTWASH
- a CDS encoding YncE family protein, encoding MRLKFSFTGHTVCLFSACVLIGAGLAWGQAKPSPAKTTDFDTAAPKDEILGTGKAASGASMSEASSPNRTVGPQRDGSIVASDNQTLTPAGKIVEMGSPVRVKAIALNPNRLVHSAAVLLMGSPQPIIVFDTVAGKVLQRFTPEDAAAANAKDTTTGSFTGITYSADGTKLLFSQDNNHVVIAKVDKKTGLLSSDQRVKLPEPPADGRTYHNAKSINPGGIAFSADGKHAYVALNVANTLGVIDLTASPAKLIGQIPVGNVPNSVVVRGSYAYVTNEGGRPATNEDFTNDSDGTAIVVDRKDAFTLSGTVSVVDLTAGKEVQTIPVGLHPVGMAISGSKLYVANAYSDSLSIIDLQSNKVERTINLSVPIAKGIFGSGPNGVAVTDDGKAYVTLGQANAVAVVNLQGRESNPVVGYIPTAYFPTSITYDRAGKQILVADDKGLGSRGNTTTKDNVVGYNTHGDMGAANLIAEPNSVELAKFSKQVFDNNH